A stretch of the Kroppenstedtia eburnea genome encodes the following:
- the wrbA gene encoding NAD(P)H:quinone oxidoreductase, with protein MANVKLAIIYYSSTGTNHQLAQWAEEGAKQAGAEVKVLKVPELAPMAAIESNPAWKAHYEATQDVPEVSLDDLEWADAIIFSVPTRFGNVPSQMKQFLDTTGGLWAQGKLANKAVSAMVSANNAHGGQEQTVLSLYTTMYHWGAIVVAPGYTDESAYKGGGNPYGTSVTVDSEGKIVEDAKDAVMHQAKRTVTVAGWIKQGMQG; from the coding sequence ATGGCAAACGTAAAATTGGCGATTATTTATTACAGCTCCACCGGAACCAACCACCAGCTGGCCCAATGGGCAGAAGAGGGGGCCAAACAGGCAGGTGCCGAAGTGAAAGTTTTAAAGGTTCCGGAACTCGCACCTATGGCTGCGATTGAATCCAATCCTGCCTGGAAAGCGCATTATGAGGCAACCCAAGATGTGCCGGAAGTCTCCCTGGATGACCTGGAGTGGGCGGATGCGATCATCTTCAGCGTCCCGACCCGATTTGGAAACGTCCCTTCTCAGATGAAGCAATTTTTGGATACAACCGGAGGTCTTTGGGCCCAAGGGAAACTTGCCAACAAGGCGGTCAGTGCCATGGTCTCGGCCAACAACGCCCATGGCGGACAGGAACAGACCGTCCTGTCCCTGTATACCACCATGTATCACTGGGGAGCGATCGTGGTGGCGCCGGGGTACACAGATGAGTCGGCTTACAAGGGCGGCGGCAATCCCTACGGAACCAGTGTCACGGTGGATTCAGAAGGAAAGATCGTGGAAGATGCAAAGGACGCGGTGATGCATCAGGCCAAACGGACGGTCACGGTTGCAGGTTGGATCAAACAAGGAATGCAAGGATAA